A portion of the Pseudoxanthomonas sp. JBR18 genome contains these proteins:
- a CDS encoding type IV secretory system conjugative DNA transfer family protein — MTKGKLVFAGVLTVLALAAGLYLSGYATMLLIKVRAPLHWNTYLQYMQALGDARYQPYVGRIKAGGYIGFGGVLLVYALTLVLVFKPKKKSLHGDARFATAGDLAKHDMLKPSANGIIVGKFGGKLVRLPGQQFVILAAPTRSGKGVGVVIPNLLEYAESVVVLDIKQENFDLTSGWRKSQGQEVFLFNPFAEDRRTHRWNPLTYVSSDPAFRVSDLMSIAAMLYPDGAEDQKFWVSQARNAFMAFALFLFENRDDELATGFPFSSGAPTLGRIYRLSSGDGTELKAYLRGLAGRKFLSDNARSAFSNLLSQADETFASIMGTLKEPLNAWINPVLDAATSADDFLLTDLRKKKMSIYIGIQPNKLAESRLIINLFFSQIINLNTRELPQSNPELKYQCLLLMDEFTAIGKVDIIATAVSYMAGYNIRLLPIIQSMAQLDATYGKDVSRTIITNHALQILYAPREQQDANDYSEMLGYTTYKRRNITRGRDTTRSISEERRALMLPQELKAMGFDAEVFMYEGIPHPVKCEKIKYYKDRHFTARLKEKVQVTPISV; from the coding sequence TTGACCAAGGGGAAACTCGTCTTCGCTGGCGTCCTGACTGTCCTGGCGCTGGCCGCAGGGCTCTATCTGTCCGGCTACGCCACCATGCTCCTGATCAAGGTCAGGGCGCCGCTGCACTGGAATACCTATCTCCAGTACATGCAGGCGCTGGGTGATGCGCGTTATCAACCCTATGTCGGCAGGATCAAGGCAGGTGGCTACATCGGCTTTGGTGGCGTCCTGCTCGTCTACGCGCTGACGCTTGTTCTTGTATTCAAGCCGAAGAAGAAATCGCTCCACGGCGATGCACGCTTTGCCACCGCTGGGGACCTCGCCAAGCACGACATGCTCAAGCCGTCGGCCAACGGGATCATCGTGGGCAAGTTCGGCGGCAAGCTGGTGCGGTTGCCGGGGCAGCAGTTCGTGATCCTGGCCGCGCCGACCCGATCGGGCAAGGGCGTGGGCGTGGTCATTCCCAACCTGCTCGAGTATGCCGAGTCGGTGGTGGTGCTGGACATCAAGCAGGAGAATTTCGATCTCACCAGCGGTTGGCGCAAGTCGCAAGGGCAGGAGGTCTTTCTCTTCAATCCTTTCGCCGAGGACCGTCGCACACACCGTTGGAATCCGCTGACCTACGTTTCCTCCGACCCCGCGTTCCGCGTCTCGGACCTGATGAGCATCGCCGCGATGCTCTATCCAGACGGCGCCGAGGACCAGAAATTCTGGGTCAGCCAGGCGCGCAATGCCTTCATGGCCTTCGCGCTGTTCCTGTTCGAGAACCGCGACGACGAGCTGGCCACGGGATTCCCGTTCTCCTCCGGTGCGCCGACGCTGGGACGCATCTATCGTCTTTCGTCCGGCGACGGGACCGAACTAAAGGCCTATCTGCGGGGGCTCGCAGGCCGCAAGTTCCTGAGCGACAACGCGCGCTCGGCGTTCTCCAATCTCCTCTCGCAGGCTGACGAGACGTTCGCCTCGATCATGGGCACGCTCAAGGAGCCGCTCAACGCCTGGATCAATCCCGTGCTCGACGCGGCGACCTCGGCGGACGATTTCCTGCTCACCGATCTGCGCAAGAAGAAGATGAGCATTTACATCGGCATCCAGCCCAACAAGCTGGCCGAGAGCCGGCTGATCATCAATCTTTTCTTCAGCCAGATCATCAATCTCAATACCCGTGAACTGCCGCAGAGCAATCCGGAATTGAAGTATCAATGCCTCCTGCTGATGGACGAGTTCACCGCCATCGGCAAGGTCGACATCATCGCCACCGCGGTGTCCTACATGGCCGGCTACAACATCCGCCTGCTGCCCATCATCCAGTCGATGGCGCAACTGGACGCCACCTATGGCAAGGACGTGTCGCGCACGATCATCACCAATCATGCGCTGCAGATCCTCTATGCCCCGCGCGAGCAGCAGGACGCCAACGACTATTCCGAGATGCTGGGCTACACCACCTACAAGCGACGCAACATCACGCGCGGGCGCGACACCACGCGCAGCATCTCAGAGGAGCGGCGCGCACTGATGCTGCCGCAGGAACTCAAGGCCATGGGGTTTGATGCCGAGGTCTTCATGTACGAAGGCATCCCGCATCCGGTGAAGTGCGAGAAGATCAAGTACTACAAGGATCGCCACTTCACCGCCCGCCTAAAGGAAAAGGTGCAGGTCACGCCTATCTCTGTTTAG
- a CDS encoding TrbC/VirB2 family protein, with protein sequence MVASKALARASLFVFALIAMPAMADNSGYQETEDSVCGFLGSVNNLLTIASIAVVTIAVIFAGYQIAFAHKRIGDVAPILIGGLLIGAAGQIAAMIMPKNTNQGACMTEGSTVGLIVAHLPNLF encoded by the coding sequence ATGGTGGCAAGCAAGGCGCTTGCAAGAGCCTCGCTCTTCGTCTTTGCGCTGATCGCCATGCCGGCGATGGCCGACAATAGTGGTTATCAGGAGACCGAGGACAGCGTCTGCGGCTTCCTGGGCAGCGTGAACAATCTGCTGACCATCGCGTCGATCGCCGTGGTGACCATCGCCGTGATCTTCGCCGGCTATCAGATTGCCTTTGCGCACAAGCGGATCGGGGACGTTGCGCCGATTCTGATCGGTGGCCTATTGATCGGAGCCGCGGGACAGATTGCCGCCATGATCATGCCGAAGAACACCAATCAGGGCGCCTGCATGACCGAGGGATCGACGGTCGGCCTCATTGTTGCGCACCTTCCCAATCTCTTTTAA
- a CDS encoding TrbG/VirB9 family P-type conjugative transfer protein yields the protein MFLMLLCALAWPASAQVIDRYEYKPDAIYQVRTGLGITTQIELSPNEQILDYSTGFSSGWELSRRENVFYLKPKNTDVDTNMMVRTATHSYIFELKVVATDWKTLSQARASGVQYKVSFVYSPETQFASAAPTQEVANKEPPEALDLGIDKGRRYYYDYSYATRSKAQWLIPTTVYDDGRFTYIKLNDGVSFPSGNFPTVYGRQEAHSEDFVVNTTVDKNTIVVHGTYPYLVIRHGLNVVGLRRNEQK from the coding sequence ATGTTCCTGATGCTTCTGTGTGCGTTGGCGTGGCCTGCTTCCGCACAGGTGATTGATCGCTATGAGTACAAGCCCGATGCGATCTATCAGGTGAGGACTGGGCTCGGCATCACGACACAGATCGAACTGAGTCCTAACGAGCAGATCCTCGATTACAGTACCGGCTTCAGTAGCGGCTGGGAATTGTCTCGGCGCGAAAATGTCTTCTACCTCAAGCCGAAGAATACGGACGTGGACACCAATATGATGGTGCGCACCGCGACCCACTCCTACATCTTCGAGTTGAAAGTCGTGGCGACCGACTGGAAGACGCTTAGTCAGGCCCGCGCCTCCGGCGTCCAGTACAAAGTGAGCTTCGTCTACTCGCCCGAGACGCAATTCGCGAGTGCGGCCCCGACGCAAGAAGTTGCCAACAAGGAACCACCGGAGGCGCTCGATCTGGGGATCGATAAGGGGCGCAGGTATTACTACGATTATTCGTACGCGACGCGAAGCAAAGCCCAGTGGCTGATTCCGACGACGGTCTACGATGACGGTCGCTTCACCTATATCAAGCTGAATGATGGCGTTAGTTTCCCGAGCGGGAATTTTCCGACCGTCTATGGCCGCCAAGAGGCCCACAGCGAGGACTTCGTCGTGAACACCACCGTGGACAAGAACACCATCGTGGTGCATGGGACTTACCCCTACTTGGTGATCCGGCACGGTCTGAATGTGGTCGGCTTGCGGAGGAATGAGCAGAAATGA
- a CDS encoding VirB4 family type IV secretion/conjugal transfer ATPase — protein MFNPDSPISDFIPYSSHVAQSVVKTTGGDYMLTWHLGGLPFVGREEWELEHRHKTFNRMLQTLRAPDFVNVAFWVHDVRRRGSIRQHSSFAHRFNQQLSDDYFESLAKQKVMRNEMYLTLIYRPVVSGKSFIEKTDNLERLRAMEEQAVEKVLELAGNVEAVLKDYSPYRLGVYEARNGVVFSETLEFLGYILNRVTEPVPVLGASVKDYLAVSRHLFSAKTGDYIIAAPDGEKHYGAVLNVKEYPDGTFPGILNGLKYLDFEYVITHSFSPMGRHDALKVLDRTKGMMISSGDKAVSQIAELDHAMDQLSSGNFVLGEYHFVMSVYADSQARLQQNVATARAELSNAGFVTAKEDLAITASFYSQLPANWKYRTRPANISSLNFLGLSPLHNFATGKRENNPWGECVTTLQTTNGQPYYFNFHATHPAENSFGEKAIANTMVIGKSGTGKTALINFLLSQVQKYTPSPTIFFFDKDRGAEIFVRACGGNYLALENGRPTGFNPFQCERNEANVQFLADLIKVLAGKQAYTAREDEDIFRAVESILDTPMRLRTMTNFQKSLPNMGDDGLYARIRKWTAGNSLGWVFDNPMDTIDLQKANIIGFDYTDIIDNPEVRAPVINYLLHRLEELIDGRPLIYVMDEFWKILDGKGGLKEFAKNKQKTIRKQNGLGIFATQSPEDALASDISASLIEQTATLILLPNPNASRDDYIEGLKLTEAEYQVVVSLDERSRCFLVKQGHGSVVCQLNLRGLDDALSVISASTDNIEVMHQALEQRAIELEKSQDALEPDDWLALFYENRKGSGKRGARHNTERRVASVN, from the coding sequence ATGTTTAACCCCGACTCTCCCATCAGCGATTTCATTCCCTACTCGAGCCACGTCGCTCAGTCGGTTGTCAAGACGACGGGTGGGGACTACATGCTGACCTGGCACCTCGGAGGGCTGCCCTTTGTTGGCCGCGAGGAGTGGGAGCTGGAACATCGCCACAAGACATTCAATCGGATGTTGCAGACCCTACGTGCGCCTGATTTCGTCAATGTGGCCTTCTGGGTACATGACGTTCGCCGGCGTGGCAGCATCAGGCAGCACAGCAGCTTTGCCCACCGCTTCAACCAGCAGCTCTCCGATGACTACTTCGAGAGCCTGGCCAAGCAAAAAGTGATGCGCAACGAGATGTACCTGACCCTGATCTATCGTCCTGTCGTCTCGGGAAAGAGTTTCATCGAGAAAACGGACAACCTGGAGCGGCTGCGTGCGATGGAGGAGCAAGCCGTCGAGAAGGTCTTGGAACTGGCCGGGAACGTCGAGGCCGTGCTCAAGGACTATTCACCGTACCGACTAGGCGTCTACGAGGCGCGTAATGGCGTGGTCTTTTCCGAGACCCTCGAGTTCCTCGGGTACATCCTCAACCGCGTGACCGAACCGGTTCCGGTGCTGGGGGCGTCCGTCAAGGATTACCTTGCCGTCAGTCGGCACCTGTTCTCCGCCAAGACCGGCGACTACATCATCGCGGCTCCGGATGGAGAGAAGCACTACGGGGCCGTACTCAACGTCAAGGAATATCCGGACGGCACGTTCCCCGGCATCCTCAACGGGCTCAAGTACCTGGACTTCGAATACGTCATCACGCATTCCTTCAGTCCCATGGGGCGTCACGATGCGCTCAAGGTCCTGGACCGGACCAAGGGCATGATGATCTCCTCGGGCGACAAGGCCGTCAGCCAGATCGCCGAGCTGGATCACGCGATGGACCAGCTCTCCTCCGGCAATTTCGTGCTGGGGGAATATCACTTCGTCATGTCGGTCTACGCAGACAGCCAGGCAAGGCTGCAGCAGAACGTGGCCACGGCGCGCGCGGAGCTATCCAATGCCGGCTTCGTGACCGCCAAGGAGGATCTGGCGATCACCGCCTCGTTCTATTCCCAGTTGCCTGCCAACTGGAAGTACCGCACGCGCCCGGCCAATATCAGTTCGCTCAACTTCCTTGGGCTCTCGCCGCTGCATAACTTCGCCACGGGCAAGCGTGAGAACAACCCTTGGGGGGAGTGCGTCACCACGCTGCAGACCACCAATGGCCAGCCCTATTATTTCAATTTCCATGCCACACACCCGGCCGAGAACTCCTTCGGGGAAAAGGCCATCGCCAATACCATGGTCATCGGCAAGTCGGGTACCGGCAAGACCGCGTTGATCAACTTCCTGCTCAGCCAGGTGCAGAAGTACACCCCGTCGCCGACCATCTTCTTCTTCGACAAGGACCGCGGCGCGGAGATCTTCGTTCGCGCCTGCGGAGGGAATTACCTGGCGCTCGAGAATGGCCGTCCGACTGGCTTCAATCCCTTCCAGTGCGAGCGTAACGAGGCCAACGTGCAGTTCCTGGCCGACTTGATCAAGGTGCTGGCGGGCAAGCAGGCGTATACCGCACGCGAGGATGAGGACATCTTCCGCGCGGTCGAGAGCATTCTCGACACCCCAATGCGCTTACGCACGATGACCAACTTCCAGAAGAGCCTGCCCAACATGGGCGATGACGGCCTGTACGCCCGTATCCGCAAATGGACCGCTGGCAACTCGCTGGGCTGGGTATTCGACAATCCCATGGATACCATCGACCTGCAGAAGGCGAACATCATTGGGTTCGACTACACGGACATCATCGACAATCCCGAAGTCCGCGCCCCGGTGATCAACTATCTCCTACACCGGCTGGAGGAGCTGATCGACGGCCGGCCGCTGATCTATGTGATGGATGAATTCTGGAAGATCCTGGATGGCAAGGGCGGGCTGAAGGAATTCGCGAAGAACAAGCAGAAGACCATCCGAAAGCAGAACGGCCTGGGCATCTTCGCCACGCAGAGTCCCGAGGACGCGCTGGCCAGCGACATCTCTGCCTCCCTGATCGAGCAGACTGCGACCCTGATCCTGCTGCCCAACCCCAACGCGAGCCGCGATGACTATATCGAAGGGCTCAAGCTCACCGAAGCCGAGTATCAGGTCGTCGTTAGCCTCGATGAGCGCTCGCGCTGCTTCTTGGTCAAGCAGGGCCATGGTTCGGTGGTGTGCCAGTTGAATCTGCGCGGTCTCGACGACGCCCTGTCGGTGATTTCCGCCTCCACCGACAACATCGAGGTCATGCATCAGGCGCTGGAGCAGCGCGCCATCGAACTAGAAAAGTCGCAGGATGCGCTTGAGCCGGACGATTGGTTGGCGCTGTTCTATGAGAACCGGAAGGGCTCTGGTAAGCGCGGCGCACGTCACAATACCGAACGCCGCGTTGCGTCCGTCAATTGA
- a CDS encoding lytic transglycosylase domain-containing protein yields MDMMQCQNLAVSPDVMQHVVQVESAANPYAIGVVGGRLVRQPESLAEAVATAEMLEQRGYNFSVGLAQVNRHNLGRFGISDYTAAFDKCTNLRAGSQILSECRTRAAGDWGKAFSCYYSGNFSTGFQHGYVQKIVASIRAAQGGMTSTPVALAAASSSAPERAERTTPRRVVEDLNDTGPLAFSAPAVMRSGGAGASPRNQSAALVNDDPGAHAGEVVHLTPGGPRYADSAGPAVTQAPRNEVEVQAAAGPLQANPAGRDSIDAAFVF; encoded by the coding sequence GTGGACATGATGCAATGCCAAAATCTCGCGGTTTCGCCAGACGTCATGCAGCACGTCGTTCAAGTGGAATCTGCTGCCAACCCCTACGCAATCGGGGTTGTCGGGGGGCGTTTGGTGCGCCAGCCGGAAAGCCTCGCGGAGGCGGTCGCAACGGCCGAAATGCTCGAGCAACGCGGCTACAACTTCTCAGTCGGTCTTGCGCAGGTCAATCGCCACAACCTGGGCCGCTTCGGTATCAGTGATTACACGGCAGCCTTCGACAAGTGCACCAACCTGCGGGCAGGCTCACAGATTCTCTCCGAATGTCGTACGCGGGCTGCTGGCGACTGGGGGAAGGCGTTCAGCTGCTACTACTCCGGCAATTTCTCCACCGGATTCCAGCACGGGTACGTGCAGAAGATCGTTGCCTCCATCCGGGCGGCACAAGGCGGCATGACATCGACGCCGGTGGCACTTGCCGCAGCGTCCTCCAGCGCGCCAGAGCGAGCCGAACGAACCACACCGCGCCGCGTCGTGGAGGACCTCAACGACACAGGACCGCTGGCGTTTTCCGCCCCCGCAGTGATGCGCTCCGGAGGAGCAGGGGCGTCGCCTCGAAATCAGTCCGCTGCGCTCGTGAATGATGATCCCGGCGCACATGCCGGTGAGGTCGTCCATCTCACGCCCGGCGGCCCTCGCTATGCGGATAGCGCTGGGCCAGCCGTCACCCAAGCGCCGAGGAATGAGGTGGAGGTTCAAGCCGCCGCAGGGCCCTTGCAGGCCAATCCGGCCGGGCGGGACAGCATCGATGCAGCCTTTGTCTTCTGA
- a CDS encoding TrbI/VirB10 family protein, with product MNQHNPPNDRDDVPGDGASEARRNPYFNAGREQEFEDLDAGAPSLRAEEGQRLNRRALLFLGATLLLILVMAAMFLKMFDGGGNDKSAPERVRVERPLIPDAPEVVAPLPAAGPTESVAPLPLEEPREYGREQMASSRRDAGPSGPSLVERRIADSGGSVGGAQPSAGGPTNASGMLGSGEPGGQPSIQAQLAPTSYATYLRKPDTLLLRGTYIRCVLETHIVTDVSGFTSCVVTEPVYSVNGKRLLLPKGSKVSGSYSGGGGRTNRVAVIWDRITTPTGLDVMMSSPGVDNLGGAGHPGDLDNHWASKISSALMISMIADAFKYAGEKNGPERTTISPTGTTYIEPYESETAKTAQKLADQMISQQMARTPTITINQGTVLNVYVAKDVDFSGVLPSYQ from the coding sequence ATGAATCAGCACAATCCCCCCAACGACCGTGATGACGTTCCGGGAGACGGTGCATCCGAAGCACGTCGCAATCCGTACTTCAACGCGGGCCGCGAGCAGGAGTTCGAGGATCTGGATGCGGGTGCACCGAGCCTTAGGGCTGAAGAAGGGCAGAGGCTCAATCGGCGTGCCTTGTTGTTCCTTGGGGCCACGCTGCTTCTGATCCTTGTCATGGCGGCCATGTTCCTGAAGATGTTCGATGGCGGCGGCAATGACAAGTCGGCGCCTGAGCGTGTGCGCGTGGAGCGTCCCTTGATTCCTGACGCGCCCGAGGTCGTTGCGCCGCTCCCGGCAGCTGGGCCTACAGAGTCGGTCGCGCCGCTTCCGCTGGAGGAGCCGCGGGAATACGGGCGTGAGCAGATGGCGTCGTCCCGTCGTGATGCCGGTCCGTCTGGGCCATCACTGGTTGAGCGCCGCATTGCGGACAGCGGCGGCAGTGTTGGCGGTGCTCAGCCTAGTGCGGGCGGGCCGACGAATGCTTCAGGCATGCTCGGTAGCGGTGAGCCCGGCGGCCAGCCCTCCATCCAGGCGCAGCTCGCGCCTACGTCCTACGCAACGTATCTGCGCAAGCCGGATACCCTGCTGTTGCGCGGAACCTATATTCGATGTGTCCTGGAGACCCACATCGTCACTGATGTGTCCGGGTTCACCAGCTGCGTCGTGACCGAGCCAGTGTATTCGGTCAACGGGAAGCGGCTCTTGCTGCCCAAAGGGTCGAAAGTTAGCGGCTCATATTCTGGCGGCGGTGGCCGTACCAATCGCGTCGCCGTGATCTGGGATCGCATTACCACACCGACAGGGCTGGATGTGATGATGTCCAGCCCCGGTGTCGATAATCTTGGTGGGGCGGGACATCCCGGCGATCTGGACAACCACTGGGCGAGCAAGATTAGCTCGGCACTCATGATCAGCATGATCGCGGATGCCTTCAAGTATGCCGGGGAAAAGAACGGGCCAGAGCGGACCACGATCAGTCCGACAGGCACGACCTACATTGAACCCTATGAAAGCGAGACCGCGAAGACGGCGCAGAAGCTCGCCGATCAAATGATCAGTCAGCAGATGGCGCGTACCCCTACCATCACCATCAACCAGGGGACTGTGTTGAATGTCTACGTCGCCAAGGACGTCGACTTCTCCGGCGTGCTGCCGAGCTATCAGTGA
- the virB11 gene encoding P-type DNA transfer ATPase VirB11, whose protein sequence is MMSSEVGEGPMAQVSNEFLNYQYEVLGIQEYMASPDVTEICINRPGELYLEGRGGWRKVEVPSLNFERARQFCTAVVNESNTGQRITDADPVVSLTFPTGQRAQFVIPPACDPGKVSITIRLPSHQTRTLDQYQQEGFFDQILEGTAGLSAHDEELLELRSKRDYAEFFRKAVHYKKNIVVAGATGSGKTTFMKALVHHIPDEERLVTIEDARELFIQQPNVVHLLYSKGGQSTSNVSAKSCMEACLRMKPDRIILAELRGDESFYFIRNCASGHPGSITSCHAGNITQTWDQLALMVKASTEGAGLEFSVIKRLLMMTIDIVVHIKAHGGGRYITGIDFGPDRTFDD, encoded by the coding sequence ATGATGTCTTCCGAGGTTGGTGAGGGCCCAATGGCCCAGGTTTCCAATGAGTTTCTGAACTACCAGTATGAGGTGCTCGGTATTCAGGAATACATGGCCTCGCCGGATGTCACGGAAATCTGCATCAATCGTCCGGGTGAGCTGTACTTAGAGGGACGTGGAGGTTGGCGCAAGGTCGAGGTCCCTTCCCTCAATTTCGAGCGTGCACGGCAGTTCTGTACCGCCGTCGTCAACGAGAGCAATACCGGTCAGCGCATCACCGATGCTGATCCAGTGGTGTCGCTGACTTTCCCGACTGGGCAGCGTGCCCAGTTCGTGATCCCTCCTGCCTGCGATCCTGGCAAGGTCTCCATCACGATTCGGCTTCCATCGCATCAAACGCGAACGCTCGACCAATATCAGCAGGAGGGCTTCTTCGACCAGATCCTTGAGGGCACCGCTGGCCTGAGCGCGCATGACGAAGAACTGCTTGAATTGCGCAGCAAGCGTGATTACGCCGAATTCTTCCGCAAGGCCGTGCACTACAAGAAGAACATTGTCGTGGCCGGCGCAACCGGTAGCGGCAAGACGACGTTCATGAAAGCACTGGTCCATCACATCCCAGACGAAGAGCGACTGGTCACCATCGAAGACGCGCGCGAGCTGTTTATCCAACAGCCCAACGTCGTCCACCTGCTGTATTCAAAAGGCGGGCAGAGCACAAGTAACGTCTCTGCGAAGAGCTGCATGGAAGCATGCCTGCGAATGAAGCCTGATCGCATCATCCTGGCCGAGTTGCGCGGTGATGAATCGTTCTACTTCATCCGAAACTGCGCGTCCGGGCATCCGGGATCGATCACAAGTTGCCATGCGGGCAACATCACGCAGACCTGGGATCAGCTTGCCCTCATGGTCAAAGCCTCCACAGAAGGGGCGGGGCTTGAGTTCTCGGTGATCAAGCGCTTGCTCATGATGACCATCGATATCGTGGTCCATATCAAGGCGCACGGCGGCGGGCGTTACATTACGGGAATCGACTTCGGCCCCGATCGAACATTTGACGATTGA
- a CDS encoding VirB3 family type IV secretion system protein — MEKNIMFRGCTRPAMFMGVPYVPFFIGAGGTLLFAMYSGNLLWLLALPVVIFVMRQMAKRDEMIFRLLGLRLQFRLRVRNVRDNDGLWVFSANPYRDKRAD, encoded by the coding sequence ATGGAAAAGAACATCATGTTCCGCGGGTGCACGCGGCCGGCGATGTTCATGGGCGTGCCGTATGTCCCGTTTTTCATCGGGGCAGGCGGCACGCTCCTTTTCGCCATGTACAGCGGAAATCTATTGTGGCTGCTCGCGCTTCCGGTCGTGATCTTCGTGATGCGGCAGATGGCCAAGCGTGACGAGATGATCTTCCGCCTGCTTGGTCTGCGCCTGCAGTTCCGTCTGCGCGTCCGCAACGTCCGCGACAATGACGGACTCTGGGTGTTCTCGGCAAACCCCTATCGCGATAAGCGAGCCGATTGA
- a CDS encoding type IV secretion system protein codes for MITRKKEETAKVKSAINKAVSYELTIADMAKRSERRAWQVATGAIMLSLVLAAGYFVLLPLKEKTPFIVLADPYTGNVQASRLVGDVMDKRLTMNEAINRANVDRYVLARESYDADLTFTPLGGWRHVYATSSSAVAASYRALFSKNNPASPINTMGRQSAIRVKILSTVLVRTPDGRGYRGATVRFQRFQYDKKNGMTQPLDNKLATIDYEYNPGLKFEDQDRVINPMGFQVTSYRLDDDAASLPPAETLVEPAQGGASAPAVSEPPELPPVDQNGASPQ; via the coding sequence ATGATCACTCGAAAGAAAGAAGAAACAGCCAAGGTCAAGTCGGCCATCAATAAGGCGGTGAGCTACGAGCTCACCATCGCCGATATGGCAAAACGGAGCGAGCGACGTGCCTGGCAGGTGGCGACCGGCGCAATCATGCTGTCTCTCGTTCTGGCCGCAGGGTACTTTGTGCTGCTGCCGCTCAAAGAGAAAACCCCCTTCATTGTGCTGGCTGACCCCTACACCGGAAATGTGCAGGCAAGCCGCCTGGTTGGCGATGTCATGGACAAGCGCCTGACCATGAATGAGGCAATCAATCGAGCGAATGTCGATCGTTACGTGCTCGCACGCGAATCCTATGACGCCGATCTGACCTTCACCCCTCTGGGCGGCTGGCGACATGTCTACGCGACATCATCAAGCGCCGTTGCCGCGTCCTATCGCGCGTTGTTTTCAAAGAACAATCCCGCCAGCCCGATCAACACAATGGGGCGACAATCAGCGATCCGCGTCAAGATCCTGAGCACTGTTTTGGTCCGTACGCCTGATGGGCGTGGCTATCGTGGCGCGACGGTACGCTTTCAGCGGTTTCAGTACGACAAGAAAAATGGCATGACCCAGCCGTTGGATAACAAGCTGGCGACCATCGATTACGAATACAACCCAGGCCTGAAGTTCGAGGATCAGGATCGCGTCATCAACCCGATGGGTTTCCAGGTCACCAGCTACCGCCTCGATGATGATGCCGCAAGTCTGCCGCCGGCTGAGACGCTGGTCGAGCCTGCACAGGGGGGCGCAAGCGCGCCTGCCGTATCCGAGCCGCCTGAACTTCCCCCAGTTGACCAGAATGGAGCTTCCCCGCAATGA